The genomic interval TGCCGTGATCTCACTCGCAGCGGGGCGATCCATTTGGTGCGTTTCGGCGTGGTCGCTCCATCCATCATCCGTGAGAGTATCGTTGCCGCGGTTTCTCCGATCCGATGGCTTGCCAATTCAATGGCGGAGATCTGCGGCGATGCCACGTTGCAAAGCAACTCGTCATCGTCGCCGGAAAGAATTGCCACGTCGTCTGGAACGCGAATGCCTTCTAACGTGCAGATCTCGATCAACTGCCGAGCCGGATACGGGTCTGCGGCAAACACTCCGAGTGGTCTTGGAAGCCGAGCCAGCCATCGTTGCACGTTCGCATGATTGGTCAGCCATCCGCTCTGGTCGTCGCTGTCGGTTTGGTACAGCGCGCACTGAAATCCCTCCCGCGTCACCGTGCGAACAAAGGATTCCGATCTGACGTCGGAGTAGCGGCCAATCGGTGGAGCATAACAGGCAAAATTGGCAATTCCATGATTGCGAAGATGGTCAAACGCGAATCGTGCGCGAGCGTTGTCGTCGGTTGCCACGCGAGCAAACCAACTTTGCTTGGGCACCATCGCCGAAACGTCTACGACCGGCAGTTTCAGTTGTTTCACATGTCGGGTCAGCGACGTCGTTCGCAGTGATGCGATGATGCCGTCGCCTTTCCAGACCTTGGGCAATCGCAGTCGCCCCTGCGCGTCCCGGGGAGCAATCAAAACGGTCCAGCCGTTGTTTCTCGCGGCTCGGCAAACCGACTCGACCACATTGCGTCCCCATGAATCGTCGGTTTCGACAAGGATCCCTACCTGACGAATTCTGTGTCCTGAGGCTGGCATTGGATGAACACCTGAGGCTGCGGTGGGACGTGCGGAAAACAGTTGTCCTGTCACTTTGCAAGAATCACGCGGAGCGATGATTGCTAAATGGATTTCGCGACAGTCATTTTTCGCACGTCGCTACGTAAAAGTTCTTGTTGACGGTTGTGCGCAATAGATTAACAAAACTGCGCAGTTGCGCAGTGCGGAGCCATCGAGTTGCGGATAAGATGAGCGTCACTAACAGTCGGATCGGCACACGTTCGTGGTGCCCCTCCACGCAGCATGGATTTCTGAGTGAGAAAGAACATGAAGTACGAGCCGTCGGCACTGAGCAACTACCGTCGAATCGTTTTGTTGACGGATGGGTATTCGACGCCGTTTCTTGCGAAGACGGCGATCAATCTGTTGCGATATCGTTGCGACGATATCGCAGCGGTGATTGATCGTGAATTTTCGGGACAGGATGCGTTCGATGTGTTTGGGACGGGGGCGGGGGTTCCCGTCCTCGATGGCGTGCCCGACGATGCTGACTCCGTGTTCATCGGCATCGCACCTCCCGGAGGAAAGCTTCCCGAGTCGTGGCGAGACGTCATTTGTGACGCTCTGCGGCGAGGGATCGACGTTGTCTCTGGCCTCCATGATTTCCTTTCGGATAATCCTGAGTTTGTCTCGCTTTCTGAGGCTCATGGCGGCAAGTTGATAGACGTCCGTCGGAATGTGGAGAAGCAAACGGCAACCGCCGCTGCATTTCGTGACGGATGCCTACGGATCCATACGGTCGGTCACGATTGTAGTGTGGGCAAAATGGTGGCCACCTTTGAGGTCGAGCGAGAGCTCAAGCGGCGAGGGCTGGATGCTGTCTTTCTAGCGACCGGTCAGACAGGGATCATGATTTCCGGCGAAGGTGTCCCGATCGACTGTGTTGTCGCTGATTTTGTCAACGGAGCCGCAGAGTCGCTCGTAAGACGCAACGAGCAGCATGACTTCGTTCTCGTTGAGGGGCAAGGCTGCATCTCGCATCCCAGTTTCTCGGCGGTAACGCTTGGCTTATTGCATGGCTGTGCACCACACGGCCTGATCTATTGTTATGAGGTGGGACGCGAGCAAGTCAAAGGGCTTGACGGGGTGCCGCTGTTGCCGATGCGACGACTGATCCAAGCCTATGAGATGGCTGCATCTCTGCGACATCCATGTTCAGTCATTGGCATCGCGATGAACAGCCGTCAATTGAATGAGTCAGAGGCTCAGTCAGAACGCGAGCGTGTCTCGCAAGAGTTTGGATTGCCGGTGTGCGACGTGTATCGTGATGGTGCCGGCGTGCTGGCTGATGCCGTTGTCCAACTGAGGCAGGAGGTGATCGGGTGAAGCTGCATTTACATCGTCTTGAACTGCCTTTGGAGTTTGAGTTCACGATTGCCCGCGGTTCGATATCGACACAGCCGTCGCTCGTGGTTGAACTGGAACAGCAAGGGCACCGAGGGTACGGCGAATCGACGGCCAATCCCTACTACGGGCACACATTGGATTCCATGTCCCAGTCACTGCAGTCGTGTCGTGAAACGATTGAGTCGTACGAGTTTGGGAGACCCGCTGAACTGTGGCAAATCCTGCAGAAACCTTTGGCGGACGATTCTTTCGCGTTATCCGCGTTGGACTTAGCGGCGTACGATCTCTTTGGCAAACTCACGTCGCGACGGACGTATGAATTGCTCGATTTGAGTTGGGAGTCTGTGCCGGAATCCAGTTACACCATCGGCATCGACACGATCGACAAGATGGTTGCAAAATTGAAGGCGCGTCCCAACTGGCGAATCTACAAGGTCAAGTTAGGAACGGATCGAGACGTCGAGATTGTTCGATCGCTCCGGCAAGTCACCTCGGCTGTTTTTCGCGTTGACGCAAACTGCGGTTGGACGGCTGAGGAGACGATCGAGAATTCACATCAATTAAAGTCTCTTGGCGTGGAGTTCATTGAACAGCCGCTTCCCGCGGATGCGTCCACAGAAGATCAACGACTGGTGTACCAGCATTCCGCCTTGCCAATCATCGCGGATGAAAGCTGTCAGATTGAATCCGACGTCGGCAAGTGTGCCGGCCGGTTCCATGGGGTCAATGTCAAGTTGTGTAAGTGTGGAGGGCTGACGCCTGCGGTCCGAATGCTTCGCCAGGCACGGCAGTTAGGGTTGAAAACCATGTTGGGGTGTATGGTGGAAAGCACGGTGGGGATCTCCGGGGCCGCGCAATTGTCGCCATTGTTGGACTATGCTGACTTGGACGGGGCAGAGTTGTTGTCAGCGGATGCGGCAAGCGGTGTCTCGATCAACCAAGGGCGAATCGAGCTTGGTGATGGGTACGGTAGCGGGGTGGTGTTCACCGGCAATTCGCCGTATTGAGTTCTTTTACGCAATCAAGAATCACAAGGTGGCATTTGATGGCAGTACGAACAGCGTTGTTTTTGATCGTTTGCATACCATGCCTTGTCGGCGGCCTCTGCTTTGGAGCAGAACCGCAGATGCCTTACGCGATCGTGATCCATGCCGGTGCTGGCAGCTCACCCAAGAGCGAACAATGGATTGAAGGCAAAACGGCGGTTCTTGAGCAGGCATTGACCGCCGGGCAGGAGATGTTGAAGTCCGGAGCGACAAGTCTTGATACGGTGGAAGCCGTCGTGCGGATTCTGGAAGATTCTGCTTACTGCAACGCTGGCAAGGGGGCCGTATTCAACGCGGCGGGAACTCACGAGCTGGACGCGACGATCATGGATGGTCGTGATCGATCCACGGGAGCGGTGGGCGGCGTCACAACCATCAAGAACCCCATCTCGCTTGCTCGACGGGTGATGACTCACACCGAACACGTGCTGCTGGTCGCCGGTGGGGCAGAACAGTTTGCCGATCAATTCGCGGACGACGTGATGATTGAGCGGGTCCCGAACTCGTACTTCTCCACAGACTTTCGGCGTGCTCAGTTGGATCGTATTGAGCAGCAGCAACGACAGCAGCAGCGGCAAAGTGAATCCGATTCCATGGGGACTGTCGGTTGTTGTGCGCTGGACACCCATGGCAGTCTTGCCGCCGCGACTTCAACGGGAGGTCTGACCAACAAGCGGTTTGGTCGACTTGGCGATTCTCCCATCGCAGGGGCCGGCACTTATGCAGACG from Stieleria varia carries:
- a CDS encoding xylose operon transcription regulator XylR: MPASGHRIRQVGILVETDDSWGRNVVESVCRAARNNGWTVLIAPRDAQGRLRLPKVWKGDGIIASLRTTSLTRHVKQLKLPVVDVSAMVPKQSWFARVATDDNARARFAFDHLRNHGIANFACYAPPIGRYSDVRSESFVRTVTREGFQCALYQTDSDDQSGWLTNHANVQRWLARLPRPLGVFAADPYPARQLIEICTLEGIRVPDDVAILSGDDDELLCNVASPQISAIELASHRIGETAATILSRMMDGATTPKRTKWIAPLRVRSRHSTEILAIGDEEIAEILRYIRDHATEGINVADLTRAFPISRRRLEQRFRLLLKRSPAVEIRRVRLEHACRLLLDTDRSVSSIATESGLASGASLSQAFRQYIGVTPLEYRQGKRTHGSSLKTAEAAEA
- a CDS encoding DUF1611 domain-containing protein, whose translation is MKYEPSALSNYRRIVLLTDGYSTPFLAKTAINLLRYRCDDIAAVIDREFSGQDAFDVFGTGAGVPVLDGVPDDADSVFIGIAPPGGKLPESWRDVICDALRRGIDVVSGLHDFLSDNPEFVSLSEAHGGKLIDVRRNVEKQTATAAAFRDGCLRIHTVGHDCSVGKMVATFEVERELKRRGLDAVFLATGQTGIMISGEGVPIDCVVADFVNGAAESLVRRNEQHDFVLVEGQGCISHPSFSAVTLGLLHGCAPHGLIYCYEVGREQVKGLDGVPLLPMRRLIQAYEMAASLRHPCSVIGIAMNSRQLNESEAQSERERVSQEFGLPVCDVYRDGAGVLADAVVQLRQEVIG
- a CDS encoding dipeptide epimerase, with the translated sequence MKLHLHRLELPLEFEFTIARGSISTQPSLVVELEQQGHRGYGESTANPYYGHTLDSMSQSLQSCRETIESYEFGRPAELWQILQKPLADDSFALSALDLAAYDLFGKLTSRRTYELLDLSWESVPESSYTIGIDTIDKMVAKLKARPNWRIYKVKLGTDRDVEIVRSLRQVTSAVFRVDANCGWTAEETIENSHQLKSLGVEFIEQPLPADASTEDQRLVYQHSALPIIADESCQIESDVGKCAGRFHGVNVKLCKCGGLTPAVRMLRQARQLGLKTMLGCMVESTVGISGAAQLSPLLDYADLDGAELLSADAASGVSINQGRIELGDGYGSGVVFTGNSPY
- a CDS encoding isoaspartyl peptidase/L-asparaginase family protein encodes the protein MAVRTALFLIVCIPCLVGGLCFGAEPQMPYAIVIHAGAGSSPKSEQWIEGKTAVLEQALTAGQEMLKSGATSLDTVEAVVRILEDSAYCNAGKGAVFNAAGTHELDATIMDGRDRSTGAVGGVTTIKNPISLARRVMTHTEHVLLVAGGAEQFADQFADDVMIERVPNSYFSTDFRRAQLDRIEQQQRQQQRQSESDSMGTVGCCALDTHGSLAAATSTGGLTNKRFGRLGDSPIAGAGTYADDQTCAVSCTGIGEDFIRNGVARDVSARMSYLGNTADKAVEAILSSKEHPVRGGIIAVSHDGEIVMRFNTESMSRAAADWRGRREVHVTD